One window of Methylococcus sp. EFPC2 genomic DNA carries:
- a CDS encoding glucan biosynthesis protein produces the protein MMTRRELIHRIFALAAWGALNPLNALSGSARADDDEAVPFNKAWLREQAKTLSESKFTPPKGQLPAWIESLDWDGYQSIRFNNEHSLWREGGLPYQARLFHLGLFFKHPVTLHEVVDGLARPIHFSPELFDYTGKTKPPKKSGDLGFAGFRIHHQDDFERDMFSFLGASYFRAVGSSKQYGLSARGLAIDTGMNRPEEFPEFKSFWLERPKSGAENLTIHALLDSPSVTGAYTFVVKTGEPTVMQVESHLFPRKTIERIGIAPLTSMYQTGENDRRVSDDFRPEIHDSDGLALWTGTDEWIWRPLVNPAHMRVNSFFDENPRGFGLLQRDRDFDHYLDDGAYYDKRPSLWIEPKGAWGKGSVQLVEIQSPDETFDNIVVFWNPSEPVIPGKELSFQYTMYWGANPHQQSPAAQVIATRIGVGGIPGQKKKIPSRKFVIDFQGGRLEQLAKDAKVEAVVTASRGTITAVAARPIKELYGWRCNFDLVTDNSREPVDLRCYLRDAQGALTETWLYQWTPPA, from the coding sequence ATGATGACCCGAAGAGAACTGATACACCGAATTTTCGCCCTGGCCGCATGGGGCGCGCTGAACCCCTTGAATGCCCTGTCCGGCTCGGCGCGGGCGGACGACGACGAAGCCGTTCCGTTCAACAAGGCCTGGCTGCGCGAGCAGGCGAAAACCCTCTCCGAAAGCAAATTCACCCCGCCCAAGGGTCAGTTGCCCGCCTGGATAGAAAGCCTCGATTGGGACGGCTACCAGTCCATACGCTTCAACAACGAGCACTCGCTGTGGCGCGAAGGCGGCCTGCCCTACCAGGCCCGGCTCTTCCATCTGGGGCTGTTCTTCAAGCATCCGGTCACTCTGCACGAAGTGGTCGACGGCCTGGCCCGGCCCATCCATTTTTCTCCCGAACTGTTCGACTACACGGGCAAGACCAAACCTCCCAAGAAATCCGGCGACCTCGGCTTCGCAGGCTTCCGGATCCACCACCAGGACGATTTCGAGCGCGACATGTTTTCCTTCCTCGGCGCGAGCTACTTCCGCGCCGTGGGTTCGAGCAAGCAATACGGCTTGTCGGCCCGGGGACTGGCCATCGACACCGGCATGAACCGGCCGGAAGAGTTTCCCGAGTTCAAATCCTTCTGGCTGGAGCGCCCCAAATCTGGCGCGGAAAATCTCACCATCCACGCCCTGCTCGACAGTCCCAGCGTCACCGGGGCTTATACCTTCGTGGTCAAGACCGGCGAACCGACGGTCATGCAGGTGGAAAGCCATCTCTTCCCGCGCAAGACCATCGAGCGCATCGGCATCGCACCCCTGACCTCCATGTATCAGACCGGCGAAAACGATCGCCGCGTGTCGGACGATTTTCGCCCGGAGATCCACGATTCCGACGGACTGGCTCTCTGGACCGGGACCGACGAGTGGATCTGGCGCCCGCTGGTCAATCCCGCGCATATGCGGGTCAACTCCTTCTTCGACGAAAACCCGCGTGGTTTCGGCCTACTGCAGCGCGACCGCGATTTCGACCACTACCTGGACGACGGCGCCTATTACGACAAGCGTCCTTCGCTTTGGATCGAACCCAAGGGCGCCTGGGGCAAGGGCTCGGTGCAACTGGTGGAGATCCAGAGTCCGGACGAAACCTTCGACAACATCGTGGTGTTCTGGAATCCCTCCGAACCGGTTATCCCCGGAAAGGAACTGAGCTTCCAGTACACCATGTACTGGGGAGCCAATCCGCACCAGCAGTCGCCCGCGGCCCAGGTCATCGCAACCCGCATCGGCGTGGGCGGCATCCCGGGGCAGAAGAAGAAAATACCTTCGCGCAAGTTCGTCATCGACTTTCAGGGCGGACGCCTGGAACAACTGGCCAAGGACGCCAAGGTCGAAGCCGTCGTCACCGCCTCGCGGGGCACCATCACCGCGGTGGCGGCCCGGCCGATCAAGGAATTGTACGGATGGCGCTGCAATTTCGACCTGGTCACGGATAACAGCCGGGAACCGGTGGATCTGCGCTGCTACCTGCGCGACGCGCAGGGCGCGCTGACCGAAACCTGGCTCTATCAATGGACCCCGCCCGCCTGA
- a CDS encoding quinoprotein dehydrogenase-associated SoxYZ-like carrier, whose amino-acid sequence MRKTNPLLFWLVLAALSLASQAILAAGEEETAWLGGLKQKFFGDRPIAEGTDVVELTAPYRAEDPALAPISVSAKFPQSKDKFIKTLTLIVDNNPTPFAAAFHFTPDSGKADIALRLRLNAYTHVRAIAETNDGKLSMHKVYVKASGGCSAPLGADLEAAMARLGKMKFKLEGDKLNPQQPNLAQLLISHPNITGMQMDQISRLIKPAHFVDEVKVSFNGKPILTAQTDIAVSADPNFRFYFVPDKAGELKAEIKDNQGKQFSYSQTVSP is encoded by the coding sequence ATGCGCAAGACTAATCCTTTGCTGTTTTGGCTCGTGCTGGCGGCATTGTCGTTGGCCAGCCAGGCGATCCTCGCCGCCGGCGAGGAAGAGACCGCGTGGCTGGGCGGGCTGAAGCAGAAGTTTTTCGGCGACCGGCCCATCGCCGAGGGAACCGACGTCGTCGAGCTGACGGCGCCCTATCGCGCCGAAGACCCGGCGTTGGCACCGATATCCGTGAGCGCCAAGTTCCCGCAAAGCAAGGACAAGTTCATCAAGACCCTCACCTTGATCGTCGACAACAATCCCACACCGTTCGCCGCGGCCTTCCATTTCACCCCGGACAGCGGCAAGGCCGATATCGCGTTGCGGCTGAGGCTGAACGCCTATACCCACGTGCGCGCCATTGCGGAAACCAACGACGGCAAGCTGAGCATGCACAAGGTCTACGTCAAGGCCAGCGGCGGCTGCTCCGCGCCCTTGGGCGCGGATCTGGAGGCGGCCATGGCGCGCCTGGGCAAGATGAAGTTCAAGTTGGAAGGGGACAAGCTGAATCCGCAGCAGCCCAATCTGGCCCAATTGCTGATCAGCCATCCCAACATCACCGGCATGCAGATGGATCAGATCAGCCGTCTGATCAAGCCGGCGCACTTCGTCGACGAAGTGAAGGTGAGCTTCAACGGCAAGCCCATCCTGACCGCGCAAACCGATATCGCCGTGAGCGCCGACCCCAATTTCCGCTTTTATTTCGTGCCGGATAAGGCAGGTGAACTGAAGGCCGAAATCAAGGACAACCAGGGCAAGCAATTCAGCTATAGCCAAACGGTTAGCCCCTGA
- a CDS encoding quinoprotein relay system zinc metallohydrolase 2: protein MLENWARCIVLLAAGYVGVVSAEPLSLQEVAQGVYVHQGVHQLPDSTNHGEIANIGFIVGEKCVAVIDTGGSPAQGDALLAAIKARTAVPVCYVINTHVHPDHIYGNRAFRQPGVIFIGHRKLAQSMAARAPYYRDKANRDLGFTLTDADFIPPDEEVERTRKIDLGGRALTLTAHGPAHTDSDLSVYDDKTRTLWLADLLFLGHVPVVDGSLNGWIKELEILRKIPAARAIPGHGPAVTDWPQAAARELWYLEKLRAEIRAYIKQGRTMEQAIAGVGHAGRAEWALFDEFHKRNVSTAFAELEWEED, encoded by the coding sequence ATGCTTGAAAACTGGGCGCGATGCATAGTCTTGCTGGCGGCGGGCTATGTAGGCGTCGTATCGGCGGAACCGCTAAGCCTGCAGGAAGTCGCCCAGGGCGTCTATGTACACCAGGGCGTGCACCAACTGCCCGATTCCACCAACCACGGGGAAATCGCCAATATCGGCTTCATCGTCGGGGAAAAATGCGTGGCGGTGATCGACACCGGCGGCAGCCCCGCCCAGGGGGACGCTTTGCTCGCGGCGATCAAGGCCCGGACCGCCGTACCGGTGTGTTACGTCATTAATACGCACGTGCACCCCGATCATATCTACGGCAACCGGGCCTTCAGGCAGCCGGGGGTGATATTCATCGGTCATCGCAAGCTGGCGCAGTCCATGGCGGCGCGCGCACCTTATTATAGGGACAAGGCCAACCGCGACTTGGGTTTCACGCTGACCGACGCGGACTTCATTCCTCCGGACGAAGAAGTCGAGCGGACGCGGAAAATCGATCTGGGGGGACGGGCTTTGACACTCACCGCGCACGGTCCCGCGCATACCGACAGCGACCTCAGCGTATACGACGACAAGACCCGCACGCTGTGGCTGGCCGACCTGCTTTTCCTCGGGCACGTCCCGGTCGTGGACGGTAGTCTGAACGGTTGGATCAAAGAGTTGGAAATCCTGCGGAAAATTCCCGCCGCGCGCGCGATACCCGGCCATGGGCCGGCGGTGACCGATTGGCCCCAGGCCGCCGCGCGGGAACTCTGGTATCTGGAGAAGCTGCGCGCGGAGATACGTGCCTACATCAAGCAGGGCAGGACCATGGAGCAGGCCATCGCAGGCGTAGGGCATGCGGGCCGCGCCGAATGGGCCTTGTTCGACGAGTTTCACAAGCGCAACGTCTCCACCGCGTTCGCCGAGCTGGAATGGGAAGAGGATTGA